CATGAACAGGTCGGGTTCGAGGATTGACCCCTGACCTGCCAAACCGCTGAAGGGAAAACCATGAAACTGATCGGCATGCTGGACTCACCCTACGTACGACGCGTCGCCATTTCCGCCAAACGCCTGGGAATCGCCTTGGAACATGAATCGGTCTCGGTGTTCAGGCACTTCCAGCACTTCCAGAGCATCAATCCGGTGGTCAAGGCACCGACGCTGGTGCTTGACGATGGCTCGGTGCTGATGGATTCCACCTTGATCATCGATTATCTGGAAACCCTGGCCGGGCCCGGGAACAGCCTGATGCCGACCGAGCCAGGGCAACGGTTGCGATCGCTGCAGTTGATCGGGCTGGCGTTGGCGGCGTGCGAGAAGTCGGTGCAGATCTATTACGAACGCACCCTGCGACCGACGGAAATCCAGCA
The Pseudomonas marvdashtae genome window above contains:
- a CDS encoding glutathione S-transferase N-terminal domain-containing protein; translation: MKLIGMLDSPYVRRVAISAKRLGIALEHESVSVFRHFQHFQSINPVVKAPTLVLDDGSVLMDSTLIIDYLETLAGPGNSLMPTEPGQRLRSLQLIGLALAACEKSVQIYYERTLRPTEIQHAPWVERVSGQLLAAYEALEQALAKQPLPTDGSLDQAGITVAVAWTFTNLLVADQVQGKAFPQISAFTGYAEGLEAFVSTPVE